In the genome of Trypanosoma brucei gambiense DAL972 chromosome 11, complete sequence, the window GGGTCCCCGCCTGTCGCAGCAAGTCGAGCATCATGTGATTCACCAATTTGTACATCACACTTGACCCGGCTGCCTTCGGTTGATCGCTGCAGATGTCACCGGAACGCCCGATGCCGTGGGTAAGGCTGTAGTGGCGCCTCGCAACCAATACCGAAGCAACGCGTCCCTCTCGCTCTCCAGCACCAACATGTATACTAAAGTTGTTCGTATCCATCACGGCAAGTTGCTGCATTATCAATTCAATTGCACAGTCGTGCAGGCCTTCTTCCGGGCAGCGGCGCTGGGCAATAATTGCACGCACCGTGCGTTCAACCGAGTGCAGTGACTCTACGCCGGTTTGTACATACCGCGGCGTAACGAAAGACTCCGCCAACTCAAATGACCGCTCATCCATGAGGCAGACACCAAAGCGCGGCTACGTCACTTTGAAGATCGTGTACTGTGAAAGAGataaagaggagaaaagaatggCACCTTTTGTTCtaccttttcctcccccacTCTGTCACACATGGGTATGAACGGAGGCCCAAACGGGGCACCTTTCCACATCCAATGGCTTTGGTTAATCTCTAAACACTTACCTCGCCCTTCAACACCACCCCAACAATATCCACGTTATTAATGCAACGGGGAAGTGACAACGCAGCGACGAGGACAGCGAACAAAAACACAGGTGTGCCCCCccccaaacaaaaaaaaggtaaacaacATTTTACGTGTTTGAAACACGCCGGGCACGTGAAGCCGCATGCACCACTGACCTCCTGAATCCTTTTGGGCAGCTTTCCCTCTGCCCTTCACCGCCCCTCATCTATGGGGACGACGAACAGCCTCAAATGCGCAACAGACGCAGCCGCCCTCTTCCCCTAACCTGCCTCCAGAGACATTAGAAACTCCCATCCTTTATCGAATCGGCGCCCCGGCCGAGCCACTTTGCtctttgggggggggggagcccaagaaaggagaaaccCACATGCCACGTTTATAAACGGGGGCACCTCCTTGCTTTCCCGCGACTGTCTCCCTTAGCGCAGCACTCAGAACAGTAGGGCGGCTAGTGACGCACCGAAcccaataacaacaacgtTTCTTCCGTCAATTCGCGTGCCCGTGCATGCCACACCACAAACAACAGAGCCGCAGGTGTGTACCTGCCGCAGCGCAACGTAcgccccaccaccaccaccgctacTGCCGTCGACGACTGCGTTTGTTGCATCTGCCATGGTGCAAACATAGAGCTCATTGCCACACGCGAAAAGCACTCTCCCACCTTCCAGCACTGTTACACATGCCAGCCCACGCCGGTCCCGAGGCAGAGCGCCAGAACATGGCACATCGAACCCCCACGCAGCCAACTGACGCTGGTCCAACGTGCCTCGTGCCAACACGGCGGCGCCTGTAATAGCCCACCACCCGGTGGTCCCACGCAGTTGATGTCCATAGCGCTCTGCAAGCTGCGTCCCGGCACCAACTACAATGATCCGCATCGTTTGCGACATATCATCGCAGAACAATGCAGCGTTATTCACAACTTTGTAGGTTGCCGCACTTACGCCGACTGCCGCCGTACACACGTTGTGTACCACCGAAGAGAGGCTGTACGCATACAAAACGTGTGGCAGGGCTAGCGAACCATGAGAGCCGTCAATTGGTCCTTCACTGTTGTGTTGAAGCATGCCAAGACCCACAGTGCTGTGCCGGAGCTGCCGCTGCCGGTGGTGCTCGGTTAAGAGTTGAAGGGATCCCCCAACAACACGACGTGCAACGTAGCGTAACTCCCCGTTGTCAAACACAATTAACAAAGCTATATCCACGGCAAAGGAAGCACGATACCGCTGGGGCACTAGCAAACGCACTACCTCAGAAGCAGTGAACGATGCGTAGAACGTTTCGTTCACTGGCTTTTCAGTGGGACACGGAGTCCGCTGCCATGAACCTACCGTCTCACGCAGCACGGCTTCTGTTGCATTCGCTCTCAGTGACTCATTAAAACATTGTGTGTCAATTACAACCACAACTGTAGCAGTGGCAACAGCGACGAACTCAGGCCGACCAGCGGGGTCCAGTCCAACGCACACATCCAACACAATGTCGTCGGCAGAGATCAAACCATCCGTGTACTCACAAAGTGAAGCCTCACAAACCTTGCATAGCGCAAGTGCATTGCCACCTGTCCTGCTctcaacaacaaagaggcaTAGCGAGCCCGCACTGGTGCCAACAGCGCACATGGCGGCCGTACCACCGGGAAGTAGTGCAGTGCCTATACACGAGACTAAACCGCTAGAAATGGTCAACGTCACTTTCTCACCCGGGACGGTACTGTGTACCGCGACTCCACCCAGGAGTGGGTCGTTGCAAGCCTCACACTCCCCCTCTTTTGAACACGACTGCAATAAAGACGACAGGGGCTCAACCGAAATAACACTACCTCCCCCTGCTATAACAACAGACCCACTGGGCAACTCAACTGTGGTTATGGCAGCCGCTGGATGTGGCAGGGGGCGCGAGCTGGCTTTTCCCAGTGCCGCTGCAGAGAGGTGTGGAAGCTGTGGAACCCCTCCTTTCGCCTTGGACGCAGCATCCGCTGCAGCAGTGTAGCAGAAACCTTCCATGAGTTCCTTCTATCAACCCTCACTCACGATAACAATGTATGCTTGCTGAGTGGTGTAAACACAGACGCCTCGAGAAGCACAAACTACTCTCCCTAAAGGcatgaaaggaaacaagaacAACGTAGGGGGCAGGgtagcaagaaaaaaaatagttgaGGTACCATTGTCCTGGACCCATTTACTCTCCTTCAGTAGAATCCCGATTACCGTCACCTATTGCCCCTCGCTCTCCGTATAACCTGCTGCTCGATATATCACCAAAACCACCATAACAAACGGTGAACTACCGGCGCATCCAAACTCCACTCGTGTGACATTCGGCACGATATTCTTCCCACGTAACCACTAACGTCGTTAGCGGAAAAGGACGCACACCACTAGAACggataacaaaaaaattacacaGCAGTATGTAGTGCAACacaaaagcaagaagaagggaaaacactTCCAACAGCATCTTACAGCTATCCAAAGTGCCAACATAACAGGAGAAAAATGGGCACGTCGGTTACGAGTTAGTGGATTACCGAAAGTATTAGTATAAATTCTCTTATCACAAAAGCATAAAGAGGACCTCATTATTTCACCTACGCACTCCGTGGAAAGTAAATTATTACCTCTTACAGTTCTTCGGGTCATTGTATCCTCTGTTCGACGGTGTAACATTACTGTGGAGATTCTCCGTTCCCGGTCAACTCGCCTTCGCACCGCATACAACTGGACACCAGACTATTTAAAGACGCGGCCCTCAAGAACGGGTTTCGGAATGGTCGGACCCTCCCAGCACAGGTAGTCTGTAATTCGTTCCCTTTGGGCGCTCACGTCGGGGATCTCTTCCCAGTCAAACAACTCCGTGTCTTCCACATCTTTCACGATCTCCGGCATACCCTTACCCCGGAACACCCACAACGCAACGATGTCgtgcttcttctcttccccgATGATTAGGGCAACCCCAAACGCGTACTTGCGTGTGTGCTCCATGCGCTGAAACCACCCACGCACGAGGTTCGCTGTCATGAATTGCATCTTGTTGTCTTCGTTGTACTTGTAGCGACACCAGAACGATGTGTACCCAGCCGCGTCGTAGTTTTGGAAGAAGTATGGTGCCGCCACCGTGCGTGTGTCGTTGTTGCTGTACTCGCGCTTGAATGCATCCAGAACAAATGGGCTCGGTGGGAGCTCGTCCAGCGGGTTcggcttcttcttttccttcgggacatcatcatcatcatcatccttcGGAGCGGGCTTGGGAGCCTTCTCCGCCTTAGGTGCTTGCTGCTCTGCCTTTTTAGCCTTCACTGGCCCGAAAGTTGCACCCTGGGATTTTAGTACCTCCACTGTCTTGGGTTGTTGCATCACCGTGTTGTACAATCGGTAGACATTCCTGTACTTCTTTGTCAGGGCTTCACCCTCCGCAGCATTCGCACGGTAGTGAAATTGAAGGGCAAACGCGACGCAGATGTCTGCGACGGTCAAACGCTCACCAACCAGGAATGTGCGCGTCTCCAGCCATGTCTCAAGGCCACCAAACACCTCGTGCACGGAATCCATCGCATCGGCTGGGATGGGCACACCGCGGTATATGTTTAAACCAAATGGCTTTGCGGCAGTATCGAGTTCCGTTGCGGCGAAATCCAACCACATGTCCACCTGGCTGCCCTCAAAGGGTGTGCGGCCGTACAGAAAACTGCCGCTTTTGTCAAGTCGTGCGATGTGTCGGACGATCGCGTTTGACTCGAAGATACATCCGTCCTCCGTCTGGAGCACAGGGTAGCGGCAGCACGGACTGCAGTTGCGGCGATACTCCTCCgtctcgttctctcgcccatATTCACACGCCTTCACCGTCACAGGAACGTTTGCAAAGGCAGCAACCACCAGTAGCTTGAGGTTGCGGGCGTTTTCGTGGTGTGGCTGAAACCAGAGTGTGAGAGACATTGCTTTACTGTTGAGAGTAGTGTCAGAACTTATATCTACGAAACGCAGGTGtaaagggggggggtggaaTGGAAGGATAGAAACCAGAAGATGGGGCCTGGGATATGAGCAAATTAActgccgcctcttcagcaaTGGTTGTTTCCAACTTGGTGTCACCACGAAAGAAAGGTCAACGCCCATCGGCGAGGTTTTTCGCGCAAATACATCTCAACGGGTCAACAAGTGGAGTATAACAAAAACGAGGGGTAAAAAGGGTCTGTAGCGGCAATGCACACCCACGGTTCGCTCCCAGAGAAAACGACGCTAGGTAACTTatagtgaaaaggaaaaacaaggtAGTATCGCGCAGTGGTGGCTGCCTCAACCATGATATCtatgaaagggaaggggcCACATCTACCGCTGCCGTATGGGCCCAGATTAGTGCGCCGAACAAAGGCGAAACAATTTTATCATCATCTAGTCAGGGTTGACGCGATTTGGCAAGTACAAATGGTGAAAAACAAATACTCGGACGCTTAAATGACCCAACGATGCATTTTACCTATCTTGTTCAAAATTAATCGTCGCCGTGAGTCACTTTAGTGTTCATGTTGCCGTTGAAACAGATTGCTGAGCATCGCGGTGGGCCCGCTTTTCCGCGTAGGTTCGATTGGTCCTCCGCCTGTGCGGCTTCCTCGTGGCCGGCACAACCGCTTTATCCGACgcactttccccctctcgTCTGGAAGCAGATGAGGTTGCAAATTCGTCGGGGCCTACGGAGCTCTGCACGCCACTGGAACTGTTGTTAGCATCGGTGTTTGCCTCCTTTTTGCTAACCATCTGAGTGCCAGACAACGAACCGAGGCCGCTGTGGGTGGTAAGATATTCCCACAACCCTAACGTGCGTGTGAATTGGAAGTATCGACTTCCGCCAGAAGACTTAAATAAAGAAACGTTAGCCATGGGCACGGCTGCTTCGGCTTCAGGTATTGGTAGAGAAGCACCACATCTGTCTTTCTTGTCTGCTGAAGCGGGGGGAGTGGCACTGCTGCCGTGGTTGCGAAAGGAACACTTCGGTTGCAAGCTAGAACACACCCTAACTTTTACGCTGTCAGTGCCTATTTTGGACCCCAATGCCTGCGACCAGCAACTTCGGTTTGGTGGCTCCCGTTGCCCCTGCTTCCGCCGCTCCTGTAGCTCACGCAACCGAGCAACCATCCCCCTCTCGGTATCAAAACTTGCCCGTGATTCCAAATCAGATCCGCCCACATTCGACGGCTTCCCCCTCACAGGTCCATCGATGGTGACAATAGGCACGTGCAGCCTCGGTGGAACTACGGCTCTCCTTGACTGGCTACTGGCATCGGCACATCCATCAAACAAACTAACACCACTCCTCACGACTACACACTCCCCAAAACCGTCTCTTTGTACCACAGGAGCACCCGACTCGCACACAGTGCCTAGACAGCTATCGGAGCCACTAACAACTGAAACCAACTTCGTCCCAGGCACCTGCGGCGACCAATCGACCTTTTGCCGCTTTGTCACCCTGGTTTCGTGAAGCTCTAGCTCGCAGTCTGTGAGCATTGGACAGTCAACCTTTATCGGATTCGGAAAAGTATCTAGGCGGAGCGTGCTCCGGAGTGCTAGTAGCTCCTCCCTTGTGTAGCACTTCTTCTGCTGCATTGTCTAAAACCCACTCCAGAATGCAAAGCACAGATCCGAAGTGATGGAGAGGgaaatgttgttctgagatGATCTTCTCCCGCACgtacccttcctcttccccgccccactttcccccttctgcgCAACCCTCGCTGCTGCACCTCCTACCTCCGTCCGTTTCCCAATGAAATCGTAGCCACGGACCACTTCCCGGAGAGCGcaaagagagggaggaaatgggTGAAAGCTGCAAATTCTAGAAAATGGTAAGAACGTGCGCCAATATCCTCCTCAATAGGCGGCACCaccaccgaaaaaaaaacaggtgaAAAATACGGAATGTGGAGCTGCTACGAGGACTTCCTCTAACAGGCGTCCTCTCCACAGCTCCTCCGCAGCGCTAGTTACTTCAGCTAAGATCCACAGGAGGTAAATGCACCCACAACGGGAAGAAACTCATCATAAAGCGTAGAAATTAAGGcaagaggaacaaaaaatgGGCGAGAGACAATGTGAACGAACTGAAGAGCGGCACCGTAAGAGATAGGAAAGCACACGCACAGATTCATAAGTTAAAGAGAGAAGAGTAAACGCCCACAAACAGTGCCATACCGCGCTGCGTCAGCGTTTAGCGTGATTTAGTGATGCATCTAGGTGGCACATGTTGTCTAAAACACACGTGCGTATCGTCCTCCACTCACAGGGACAAGCGGGGTGTCTttaaggggggaaatgcacGGAAGAAGTGTATGCTTTCCACCGAAGGTGTGCTGGCGGCAGGCGGTCAAACAAAAGTGACAAGATGGATGAAACCGCCGTTGTGATCCCGCTACCCGataatacacaaaaaaaacgttaaTTGCCTTCAAGTGTCCCCGCGTACGAATCCCATCCCATTTTCCCGTTACGCGTAGCACCTCTCCCGTTTCCACAACCTGCGTGGGGTCCCATGATCTTGATAGCATCAAGGGCAACCATCCCGTCTACCTGTCCCATCGTGAGTTGCGtaggaaggaatgaaggggAGACAAACCGACGGGACAAAGTAAAAGATAATAGAAGAGTTGCGTAGTccgaaagaaagggaaaaaagtaagagaaacaaggaaaagTATCAAAGAAAGGTGGAACGGGAATCAGGAGGATCTTTCATCAGAGAGCCCTTGCACTGAAGAATCCATTTATGTCAGCCGGATAACAATGAAAGATTGAGGAATAGGATGGTTACAGTGTCCCTCTCCCTTCCAGAAGCGGGGCAGTCACGGCGACgatccaacaaaacaaaacacgaaAGGGTTTAAACAAGTGGACCACAAGTGTAGTACGTACGTTCTGACAACTGCGCGCCTTTGGTGGTCGCAGCCTTTCTGGCACcactctcctttcccctaCTTCACCAGACCCTTCTGCGATGCCTAAACCATTTCAGAGTAGCGACAATGTCCTACCTGCTAcacttcttccttcccttgtCTTTCCTTATTTACCTACTGGCTTCCGTCCCCATCACATCCTCTTCCCGTTCCTCAcactccctccctccctccctccctcccacACGCCCGCACGCAACGTCGAAGCCCCTTCTCGCTTGATTGCCCCCATGGTCCCAAACACTTATCCGTCTCGCTCGATACTCGCATCGGCGACAGTTCAAAGGACCACAAGGCAGTATGGCCCGTCTTGGCACATGCATTGTGGCGCTGTGCAAGTACTCAATTGGCCATAATCAGGGAATGAAGCAATTACCCAAATGACTTGGGTCACATCACCAAGACCTGAGGCACAACGAGTCGTAAGAGCAGAGATAAGAAATGAAGAAGCGGAAgtggcacaaaaaaaaattaagtgagggagtcaaaaaaaaaaaaaaaggtgccaCAGGCAGTgataatatttaaaaaaaagtgagaagaGATAGGGGgtgcaacgaaaaaaaaaaaaaacacagcatCAGTGCGGACGGCGCACGAGCTGGTGCAACTTCGAACACTTTCGCCTATGCATGCACGCATGCGAGCGTCTGTTTGATCTCAAACCCGCATCCGCCAAGTGACATGACGGCCTTTATATAATGTTGAGGTGCACGAAAGTGACCGCGGTAAAGGAAAACCagtgaaagtgaagaaatcTTTAATCTCTAACTGTAAATGATCTATCTACGAAGTgtgcttcaaaaaaaaaggtcaacCTCGGTCTGCTCTCATGCATACAAATACGCACGCGGGTGTGAACACAGGTGGCCGGACGACCAAAAACAGCCCACCCACGAAGCGGAAGGATTACTACGAGGTAAAATAGCCTGTACCACCTTGTCAGTACTCCTCAAGATCTGTATAACAAGgagttattattgttgctgcGTTACTTCCTTCGGGCCATTAAAGGCACCAGACTACCGACGACCCGCACGTAAATTGCCCTCCAAGAAAGGTTTTTGCCATCTTATCACACATCCTCCCGCCCGTCTAAGGGGGTGCCGCTCCATTCAACCGTTTACCAGCGGCGCCGGAACGCGCCAAAAGCGAAATAATCATATGAAGTACGCGGCAGACACACTCAAATCTTGGGGTGTGAAGGATGATCTGTGATGCCTCACACAATCTGATAACTTGGGGGTCGCATTCACCTCCTCGCTGCCTACTGGTGTGACGCCCGTTGGTGAAAGCGAAGCGTGAGTCGAAAGGCCACTACCCGCAGGTGTCAAAGGGAGATGCAAATACCCCACCGCCTGTCCTTTTTGAAGCGTAACTTGCACTGGGGATAATGTAGCACAAAAGTTAGATGCAGAAAGGCCAGCTGCAACACCACTACCGGCAGTTTCGCAAAAGCGGGTGGACGGCACACATGTTGGTGTTGCTTCGTCTGATGGCCCCATTTTAGATCCGTCATCGACAGGTGTCCACTGGCATAATAATTCCTCTGTAGTCTCGCCCTCCGTCCCCAAAAATATCGTCGACAAATGCGCGTCCCGCAACAACCCGTCAGGGCCACGTCCTCCACGTGGGCTGTTCGTCATCGAAGCGATGGCCTTCGCCGTTACACCGCACACAGTCGAGCCGGGTGCTCCCTTGTCATCCATTGCCTCAGAAAAATCAGTGTGATACGAAAAGAGCGTACGGTTAGGAGGGTACCAAAAGctatcctcctcttcttcccccaCATCCTGCGATCCATCCTGAGTTCTCGCACCCCACGGCCCATTGCCCCCCACAAGGGCGCACCAGGTCCCCGGCGGGGACACACCGGGGGATTTGCAGTGGGGTGAACTCGTTTGACGCACGTGTGCGAGGAAAGCCTGTTGAAGCGACCGGAGTTTCTCGCGCTCAGAATGACTTATTGTAACTGATGGCACGGGAGTCGATGTGGCATTCGAAATGCTACTGTTATTGGGTTCTTGGGCACCATATGCTGCACCGGCGAACGGAAACGGGAGATTGCCATCCCCGTCGAAGCCCCCAAGGCGCAGCTCCCGCGGTGTTAGTCCGATTTGCGCAGCCTCACGAATATCGTGCAACATGCCCGTGACATCATCCCCGTCATCGCTGGTATCCACGTCGTTTTTGAGCCCCCACACAGCATCCTGTCCAACAACACCGTACATGGGCACAAACGCATCGTAACACGCGAAAGCATCGCCTTCTAAATCATACATCCATGGCGCTTGCTCCTGTTGGTCCCCAAATATAAACGGATCCGGGCCGCTTCCTGTTGGATAGACCCCATCTGTACCGGGTATGGCACACAGATTGAAGCCATCCACATTTGAATGCTCCTGTCCCATGTGGGTTTGGTAGCCTCCGTAGGTTGAGAACATCCCCGCGGGCCCCCCGAATAACGGCGGCTGAGGATATCCAAAGAATGCAGTTCCCATGGAGCACAACTCCTGCGATAGCTGATCGCGATTCTTCCGCTGTGCCACATTCGCTCTTTGTACAGACGGGGCATTGACCGAGAACGGCTTTTCCTGTCTTGCAGGACGGCAAATATCCAACTTTCCTCCCCGAGGGGGGTGGCGAAGCATCACCTTAAGTACTTCAAGACTGTCACCCGGGAGTCTCCCCGACTGGACCAAAGATATCACGTGTGAGCGGAGATCAGAGATGGTGTCGAAAGATTTTGTCGGCCCATGTGGTTGGGCTCGCTTTTGCTCCCCACCAGCGAGACCCACGGTAACCTTAGGGACGGGCACCCCCGTCATATCCACGTTTTTGGTTTCCTCTCCAAAAGTTATTGACCCATTAATTATATTCTGAGCGGATGGCTGCTTTCTGTTGTGGTTATTTTTACCGCCCTGTTggtgccgctgttgccaCGACGAGTACATTAACAGCAAGCGACTAACCTCCTcaattgttttttccccatcaGCCGCACTGTCGAAACCGGTACCATTTCGCTTCGCGCGAAGGTCTTCCAGAGAAACATCCGTTACCACTTTTGTAATAGAACCAACTGGTTTCGCCCGCCGGCGCACATGCGTGGTGTTCACAGGTTTTTCCCTCAGGCCGCTCGCAAACGCATCACCAGCTGAAACAGTGGCACCCCCATTGTGCTCCACAAGCTGAGTTGCTGCGTTACGTCCATCACAATCAACACCAGCACGGCGCTGCCCACGCCGACCCCTCCGGCATCTCGCAGGAGGCACTGCTTCACATACTACAGCGGTGACTCGTTCACCGTTCGCGTTTTCAACAGTGTCTTTCACTGGAGACCCCATACAACAACTTTGTTTCCTTGTAACACGTGATATGTAACGTTGTGCTAGGTGAGCTTCGCCAGTGATGTTATCCCCACGAGCAAATGAAAGGTACAAAGAAGCAATTAATAGAAGAAATAAGCACAAAAATCAGCATCACAAACATAAACTCGCGGAAGAAAATTCATGTGCCCACATGAATCTCAGTAAACTCTGCAGCACGTAGAGTATGCTGTAACTGCACTTCACAAGGAATAGcagaatacaaaaaaaaagacttcacCTAAGCCGTTAATTTATGCAGTACTCACTGAAGCAGACAATGGTGGAAAAGAATCTGCTGTAACCCAATGGGAGGACGctcagaaggaaaaaacaaataacggCTTAAATGAGCAAACCACTAAAACGGAACCCCATGTTCTGTAGACGTAACCTGTGGAAACGCCAGAGATTAGTGGACTCGAGTCATCAGCATTGCTACTGTCCAGAACATCTGTTACGCCATGCCGTTCGGCACACACtatttttttagaaaaagaTGCGAAGCAGTAACTTTTAACCACAAATGAGTGGCTCCGCGTCGAGAACCGTTTACTGACAAATGACGAGCCGTAACGAGGATAAAATGCAGCACATGAACGATTCCCCTCATTTAAAAGAACATTATGAGTGAGGTACCAGTGGTGCCACATCTACATCTAAGAGATGGTTTATGCACCTCAACGTAATTTGCAAATATCAACGATATATGatcgttttttgttgttgttgttgttgtttttctgtgaagggaaaaggggaaagcaaCATACGCGgtacatgtatatatgcttTAATATTGATAAACGGTGAGTCGCGTGCGCGACTTAAGAAGAAGAACGACGTCACCGCACGGCGTCCCCAACTCCTGCGAACGCGTTTGTTGCTCTCACTCGGAAAGAGCTGTCATTCATCCGGAAACCCTAGCGGAAAATCACCACGGAAAGGTGGCGTCGGCACGACAAACAATCCACAAGGTTAGAGAGAGGTGAGAGTGTCACACGCCTCAATAGTTACAGTGAAACCACCTAGA includes:
- a CDS encoding elongation factor 1 gamma, putative; this translates as MGVDLSFVVTPSWKQPLLKRRQLICSYPRPHLLVSILPFHPPPLHLRFVDISSDTTLNSKAMSLTLWFQPHHENARNLKLLVVAAFANVPVTVKACEYGRENETEEYRRNCSPCCRYPVLQTEDGCIFESNAIVRHIARLDKSGSFLYGRTPFEGSQVDMWLDFAATELDTAAKPFGLNIYRGVPIPADAMDSVHEVFGGLETWLETRTFLVGERLTVADICVAFALQFHYRANAAEGEALTKKYRNVYRLYNTVMQQPKTVEVLKSQGATFGPVKAKKAEQQAPKAEKAPKPAPKDDDDDDVPKEKKKPNPLDELPPSPFVLDAFKREYSNNDTRTVAAPYFFQNYDAAGYTSFWCRYKYNEDNKMQFMTANLVRGWFQRMEHTRKYAFGVALIIGEEKKHDIVALWVFRGKGMPEIVKDVEDTELFDWEEIPDVSAQRERITDYLCWEGPTIPKPVLEGRVFK